The genome window tttggCACGGCGCCGAAAAAAGCAACAACGTACGATCTGTTCCTCATCGTCGACTGCCCGACGGCATACAACGTTATCGTTGGCCGAACGGCACTGACGAGGATCAAGGCGCATCTTTCGCCCCACATGCTGTTGATGAAGTTCCCTACCCCGAACGGCACGGGGGCAATCCGGGGAAATCAATTCAGCGAGCGGACTTGCTACGCTACGGCGCTCAAGGCAACCTCGTTCATACTCCCCAACGAGACCATGACGGTGCAAGGTTTACCGAACGGTACTGGACCGGTTGACGACCCTAGAGATGAATCTCCCACCCCTCACACACAACCTGCCGAAGAATTGGAAACCATAACCTTGAGCGATGAACAGCCCGACCGACAGGTTAGAATCGGCACTAGACTCACTGCGAACCTCCGAACGCAATTCATAGACTTCTTGCGGCATCATTCGGAAGTTTTCGCATGGTCTTACGAGGACATGCCCGGCATCGCCCCGGACGTGATTAGCCATAAACTCACCATCTCCTCCGCCTATAAGCCCGTAAGGCAGAAGCGCCGATCATATGATGCCGAACGGTATGAAGCGATGCGCACGGAAGTCGAGaaacttcaaaccatcggTTTCATCCGGGAAGCAACGTATCCGGTATGGCTTGCCAACTCCGTCATGGTAAGAAAGTCCACGGGCGGGTGGCGGatgtgccaagactatacCGACCTCAACAAGGCCTGCCCGAAGGATAGCTTTCCGCTGCCACGGATAGACCAGCTCGTGGATGCCACTGCCGGCCACGAACTGCTGAGCTTTATGGAtgcctactccggctataaccagatattcatgcaccctccCGACAGCGAGCATACCGCATTCATAACGGATAAAATACTTTAAAAATTCCAATTAATGGATGCCCTCGGCATCAATGCGTTcggaacaaataaaaataaaattacatagatAAGTGTAAAACTAAAGGCCCTCAGGCAGCGGCCTCGTCACCGGCGGCGGCATCGGCAGTCCCAGGGGCCTCGGCGGCGTCCTCCCCTTCGTATTCTTCGACCATCTCTTCGGTAATACCTTCGGGAAGGGGAGGGGGATCGGCGGCAAAATTGAGGTTGAGCTTCTGGCCAGGGTTGTACCGTTTGAATCGGTACAACATACCCACCATCTCGGAGCCGACTTCCCCATCCAGCAGGGCAGCAAACTCCTTGGAAGATCGGTATCCCTGGATTGCCTTCTGAACGGCAGCCTCGACCTCCGCGGCCTTGGTCCGCTCAGACTC of Prunus dulcis chromosome 4, ALMONDv2, whole genome shotgun sequence contains these proteins:
- the LOC117625526 gene encoding uncharacterized protein LOC117625526, translated to MISTISGGPTVSGMSHRSMKQYVRAAQFPQVLGIEMNRFQETPKVRWEPITFCQEEEEGILYPHDDPMIIRAEIADYDVGRVLIDTGSSVSVIFAEAFREMGINDNQVDRQLTPLLSFSGDLVQPIGSVRLPITFGTAPKKATTYDLFLIVDCPTAYNVIVGRTALTRIKAHLSPHMLLMKFPTPNGTGAIRGNQFSERTCYATALKATSFILPNETMTVQGLPNGTGPVDDPRDESPTPHTQPAEELETITLSDEQPDRQVRIGTRLTANLRTQFIDFLRHHSEVFAWSYEDMPGIAPDVISHKLTISSAYKPVRQKRRSYDAERYEAMRTEVEKLQTIGFIREATYPVWLANSVMVRKSTGGWRMCQDYTDLNKACPKDSFPLPRIDQLVDATAGHELLSFMDAYSGYNQIFMHPPDSEHTAFITDKIL